The DNA sequence GTGTGAAGCTCCTTGGCGCCGAAGGCCTGTGCCACAAGCCCCGTAGTCGACATGCGCAGGAAGCCCAGAATCCATAAAATCAGGGTGATCACCGTTGACCCGACGGCGACTCCCCCTAAATAATAGGCGTTACTCAGATGTCCCACGACGGCAGTATCGACCAGCCCCAGCAGGGGAACCGTAATGTTAGACAGGATCATAGGCACGGCGAGCGCGAACAACTGGCTGTTTTTCTGTTTATTTAACAATAAGTTTAGTGGCGACATAGACTCTCAGAGGTTACTCAATATGTTTAGAAGCGTGATTGCGGCGCTATTGGCCTGTCTCAGTTATTCGGCTCATGCTGTGGTGATTCTACAATATCATCATGTATCCGAGGATACCCCTAAGGTGACCAGTGTGATACCTGCTCAGTTCAGAGAGCAGATGAGCTACCTGAGGGAGAATGGCTTCAAGGTCAAGCCCTTGACTCACGTGGTCGAGGCGATAAAGCAGGGACGAGAGCTGGCGGACAAGACGGTGGCAATCACCTTCGACGATGGCTATCAGAACATTGCCGATACCGCTCATCCTATCTTGAAGGAGTTCGGCTATCCCTACACCATCTTTATCTCCATCGACCCTATAGAGCGCAAGCATAAGAATGTGATGAGTTGGGCGACCCTGAAACGCCTGAGTGATGAGGGGGTAACCCTGGCCAACCATAGCTGGGGCCATGAGCATCTTATTCGCCGTCTACACGGTGAAGACGAACAGACCTGGTTGACCCGAATTACAGAAAATCTGCTCGCCACCGAGGCCGAGATAGAGGCGAAAACCGGTCAGAGCGTGAAGATGTTAGCCTATCCCTATGGCGAATATAACACGGCCATAGAGACGCTGGTGCAGAAACTGGGCTTCGTGGGCTTCGGCCAGCAGTCTGGCGCTGCAGGCGGTTATTCTTCGCTTACCGCCTTGCCGCGCTTCCCGGTGGCGGGTGCCTATGCGGATCTCACCTCGCTCAAGGCCAAGCTCTATAGCCTGAATATGCCTGTGTTAGCGCTCACCCCGCGCAATACCCAACTGCCCCTGGGGCAGTGGCGGCCCGAGATGC is a window from the Shewanella loihica PV-4 genome containing:
- a CDS encoding polysaccharide deacetylase family protein, coding for MFRSVIAALLACLSYSAHAVVILQYHHVSEDTPKVTSVIPAQFREQMSYLRENGFKVKPLTHVVEAIKQGRELADKTVAITFDDGYQNIADTAHPILKEFGYPYTIFISIDPIERKHKNVMSWATLKRLSDEGVTLANHSWGHEHLIRRLHGEDEQTWLTRITENLLATEAEIEAKTGQSVKMLAYPYGEYNTAIETLVQKLGFVGFGQQSGAAGGYSSLTALPRFPVAGAYADLTSLKAKLYSLNMPVLALTPRNTQLPLGQWRPEMQVTLDMADIVASQVMCFVQGQGAMKPSWESEDTFSIQAVTDLPPGRSRYNCTAPSKASGRYYWFSQAWVRPKNDGTWVKE